A section of the Microbacterium forte genome encodes:
- a CDS encoding ABC transporter ATP-binding protein: protein MTEAHTLTAESVTLAYGDRTIIDGLDLAIAPGKITTIVGANGCGKSTLLRSLARLLSPTAGQIVLDGKSVHARPTKEVARILGLLPQSPVAPEGIAVADLVGRGRHPHQKMLARWSAHDYEIVADALEATGTTDLADRSVDELSGGQRQRVWIAMALAQETDILLLDEPTTFLDVAHQVEVLDLLTDLSVSRGTTIVMVLHDLNLAARYSDELVAMKEGRVHATGAPQDVVTAQLVEEVFDLANQITIDPVSGKPMVTPIGRHHVR from the coding sequence GTGACCGAGGCGCACACTCTGACGGCCGAGTCCGTCACGCTCGCCTACGGCGACCGCACGATCATCGACGGCCTCGACCTCGCGATCGCCCCCGGCAAGATCACGACGATCGTCGGAGCCAACGGATGCGGCAAGTCGACGCTGCTGCGCTCGCTCGCGCGTCTGCTCTCGCCGACCGCCGGCCAGATCGTGCTCGACGGCAAGTCGGTGCACGCGCGCCCCACCAAGGAGGTCGCGCGCATCCTCGGTCTGCTGCCGCAGTCGCCCGTCGCGCCGGAGGGCATCGCCGTCGCCGACCTCGTGGGTCGTGGCCGGCATCCGCACCAGAAGATGCTCGCCCGCTGGAGTGCCCACGACTACGAGATCGTGGCGGACGCCCTCGAGGCGACCGGAACCACCGACCTCGCCGACCGCAGCGTCGACGAGCTCTCGGGTGGCCAGCGTCAGCGCGTGTGGATCGCGATGGCACTCGCGCAGGAGACCGACATCCTGCTGCTGGACGAGCCGACGACGTTCCTCGACGTCGCGCACCAGGTCGAGGTGCTCGACCTGCTCACCGACCTGAGCGTCTCGCGCGGCACCACGATCGTCATGGTGCTGCACGACCTCAACCTCGCCGCGCGGTATTCCGACGAGCTCGTCGCGATGAAGGAGGGCAGGGTGCACGCCACCGGCGCTCCGCAGGATGTCGTGACCGCCCAGCTCGTCGAAGAGGTCTTCGACCTCGCGAACCAGATCACCATCGACCCGGTCTCGGGAAAGCCGATGGTCACCCCGATCGGAAGGCATCATGTCCGCTGA